Proteins encoded within one genomic window of Felis catus isolate Fca126 chromosome C1, F.catus_Fca126_mat1.0, whole genome shotgun sequence:
- the COPS7B gene encoding COP9 signalosome complex subunit 7b isoform X2 produces the protein MTAHREVTSVYMELRNLLQIMLAEGANAAYLQLLNLFAYGTYPDYIANKESLPELSTAQQNKLKHLTIVSLASRMKCIPYSVLLKDLEMRNLRELEDLIIEAVYTDIIQGKLDQRNQLLEVDFCIGRDIRKKDINNIVKTLHEWCDGCEAVLLGIEQQVLRANQYKENHSRTQQQVEAEVTNIKKTLKATASSSAQEMEQQLAERECPPHAEQRQPTKKMSKVKGLVSSRH, from the exons ATGACAGCCCACAGAGAGGTAACATCTGTTTACATGGAACTCAGAAACCTCCTGCAAATCATG cttGCAGAAGGAGCTAATGCTGCATATTTGCAGTTGCTGAACCTGTTTGCCTATGGAACATACCCAGATTACATAG CCAACAAGGAGAGCCTGCCAGAATTGAGCACAGCTCAGCAGAACAAGCTGAAGCACCTTACCATCGTGAGCTTGGCGTCGAGAATGAAG TGTATCCCCTACTCCGTGCTGCTGAAGGACCTGGAGATGCGGAATCTCCGGGAACTGGAAGACCTCATCATTGAGGCTGTCTATACTGACATCATCCAGGGCAAGCTGGACCAGAGAAACCAGCTGCTGGAAGTGGATTTTTGCATTGGCCGTGACATCCGAAAGAAGGATATCAATAATATTGTCAAGACCTTGCATGAATG GTGTGATGGCTGCGAAGCAGTTCTGCTGGGCATCGAGCAGCAAGTTCTGAGAGCCAACCAGTACAAGGAGAACCACAGCCGAACTCAGCAGCAGGTAGAGGCCGAG gTTACCAACATTAAGAAGACACTCAAAGCCACCGCCTCCTCCTCGGCTCAGGAGATGGAGCAACAGTTGGCTGAACGGGAGTGTCCCCCTCACGCTGAGCAGAGGCAGCCCACCAAGAAGATGTCCAAAGTGAAAGGTCTGGTCTCCAGCCGCCACTAG
- the COPS7B gene encoding COP9 signalosome complex subunit 7b isoform X1 produces MAGEQKPSSNLLEQFILLAKGTSGSALTALISQVLEAPGVYVFGELLELANVQELAEGANAAYLQLLNLFAYGTYPDYIANKESLPELSTAQQNKLKHLTIVSLASRMKCIPYSVLLKDLEMRNLRELEDLIIEAVYTDIIQGKLDQRNQLLEVDFCIGRDIRKKDINNIVKTLHEWCDGCEAVLLGIEQQVLRANQYKENHSRTQQQVEAEVTNIKKTLKATASSSAQEMEQQLAERECPPHAEQRQPTKKMSKVKGLVSSRH; encoded by the exons ATGGCAGGTGAACAGAAACCATCAAGTAACCTCCTAGAACAGTTTATTTTACTAGCCAAAGGTACCAGTGGCTCAGCCCTCACTGCTCTCATAAGCCAAGTCTTGGAGGCTCCTGGagtgtatgtctttggagaactGCTGGAGCTGGCCAATGTGCAGGAG cttGCAGAAGGAGCTAATGCTGCATATTTGCAGTTGCTGAACCTGTTTGCCTATGGAACATACCCAGATTACATAG CCAACAAGGAGAGCCTGCCAGAATTGAGCACAGCTCAGCAGAACAAGCTGAAGCACCTTACCATCGTGAGCTTGGCGTCGAGAATGAAG TGTATCCCCTACTCCGTGCTGCTGAAGGACCTGGAGATGCGGAATCTCCGGGAACTGGAAGACCTCATCATTGAGGCTGTCTATACTGACATCATCCAGGGCAAGCTGGACCAGAGAAACCAGCTGCTGGAAGTGGATTTTTGCATTGGCCGTGACATCCGAAAGAAGGATATCAATAATATTGTCAAGACCTTGCATGAATG GTGTGATGGCTGCGAAGCAGTTCTGCTGGGCATCGAGCAGCAAGTTCTGAGAGCCAACCAGTACAAGGAGAACCACAGCCGAACTCAGCAGCAGGTAGAGGCCGAG gTTACCAACATTAAGAAGACACTCAAAGCCACCGCCTCCTCCTCGGCTCAGGAGATGGAGCAACAGTTGGCTGAACGGGAGTGTCCCCCTCACGCTGAGCAGAGGCAGCCCACCAAGAAGATGTCCAAAGTGAAAGGTCTGGTCTCCAGCCGCCACTAG